The following coding sequences are from one Streptococcus sp. NPS 308 window:
- a CDS encoding L-lactate MFS transporter, with amino-acid sequence MKKTPNRWLILAAAILTNLSLGAGYAWSVFQKALLETNASQGWVQAQTSLAFSISFAMVPVGMILFGPKVDSVGPKKFVFLGGILFGTGMFATGFANSLPVLYLTYGVILGLGIGSAYGASTSVATKWFPDKKGLAGGLTAAGFGLGPLIIGPVAKSLIASMGIYSTFKVLGIVLLLVICTSSLVMAKAPTVAPTAGNAQPEGKTYKEMLRDGNYWLLWLIYVLGATGGMMIIGTAAAISDQYQLVGEATLFVMLVSIANTFGRIFWGTVSDKIGRYPTVIAMFGAVATGLLLTALFKGPGSILAILGIMMVALSFGGFLGSFPGITAENWGVTYVGTNYGWMFTAYGVAAIAGPQLGARLAQANQGDYTMAFFIVIGMAIIGILLQLFYMAKAKKV; translated from the coding sequence ATGAAAAAAACACCCAATCGATGGTTAATTTTGGCTGCGGCCATTTTAACGAATCTCTCTCTAGGTGCAGGATATGCCTGGTCGGTCTTTCAGAAGGCACTCCTAGAAACCAATGCTAGTCAAGGATGGGTTCAAGCTCAGACTTCCTTAGCCTTTAGCATTTCTTTTGCTATGGTACCTGTTGGAATGATTCTTTTCGGTCCCAAAGTAGATTCGGTTGGACCTAAAAAGTTTGTCTTTCTAGGTGGTATTCTCTTTGGTACAGGGATGTTTGCGACTGGTTTTGCCAACTCACTACCCGTGCTTTATCTAACGTACGGTGTCATCCTAGGACTTGGTATCGGCTCTGCTTATGGGGCATCTACGTCCGTTGCGACAAAGTGGTTCCCAGACAAAAAAGGCCTAGCTGGTGGATTGACAGCGGCAGGATTTGGCTTGGGTCCACTAATTATCGGACCGGTTGCAAAATCTTTGATTGCTTCTATGGGGATTTACTCTACCTTTAAGGTATTAGGTATTGTCCTTTTACTAGTGATCTGTACATCTTCCCTAGTTATGGCCAAAGCTCCTACTGTTGCTCCAACGGCTGGGAATGCTCAACCAGAAGGAAAAACTTATAAAGAAATGCTCCGTGATGGAAATTACTGGCTTCTATGGTTGATCTATGTTCTTGGTGCTACAGGCGGAATGATGATTATCGGAACTGCAGCAGCAATCTCAGACCAATACCAACTTGTTGGAGAAGCGACCCTCTTTGTTATGCTGGTATCCATTGCAAATACATTTGGTCGTATCTTCTGGGGTACGGTTTCTGATAAGATTGGCCGCTATCCTACCGTTATTGCCATGTTTGGAGCGGTCGCTACTGGTTTGTTGCTCACAGCCTTATTCAAAGGTCCTGGAAGCATCTTGGCCATCCTTGGAATCATGATGGTTGCCTTGTCATTTGGTGGCTTCCTCGGTTCCTTCCCAGGAATTACTGCTGAAAACTGGGGCGTGACCTACGTAGGGACAAACTATGGATGGATGTTTACTGCTTATGGTGTAGCTGCTATTGCTGGTCCTCAGTTAGGGGCACGTCTTGCACAGGCAAACCAAGGAGATTATACAATGGCCTTCTTTATCGTTATCGGTATGGCTATCATTGGTATTCTACTCCAACTCTTCTATATGGCTAAAGCTAAAAAGGTTTAA